Proteins encoded by one window of Arachis ipaensis cultivar K30076 chromosome B04, Araip1.1, whole genome shotgun sequence:
- the LOC107638754 gene encoding tRNA methyltransferase 10 homolog A (The sequence of the model RefSeq protein was modified relative to this genomic sequence to represent the inferred CDS: added 27 bases not found in genome assembly), which produces MATEEEKEKLLESRRSLRKERMEQRSREKDQKRERLCGARENGQNVVVDLEFAHLMNPNEIHSLVQQIMYCYAVNGRCSSPAHLWLTGCSGEMDDQLQRIPGFDKWIIEKEAKSYIEALQDRKENLVYLTADSDHVLEELDLKKIYIIGGLVDRNRWKGITMKKAEEQGIQTAKLPIGNFMKMSSSQVLTVNQVLEILLKFLETRDWKTSFFAVIPQRKRCQGDAEAEDTLEEDDQKDDEKASKKKCVEEEPCNC; this is translated from the exons CTGTTGGAGTCGCGGAGGAGCCTCCGCAAGGAGAGGATGGAGCAGAGGTCGAGAGAGAAGGATCAGAAGAGAGAGAGACTCTGTGGAGCCAGGGAGAATGGCCAAAACGTCGTCGTTGACCTCGAGTTCGCTCACCTCATGAACCCTAACGAAATCCACAGCCTCGTTCAACAG ATAATGTATTGCTATGCAGTGAATGGGAGGTGCTCTTCCCCTGCCCATCTTTGGCTGACTGGGTGCAGTGGAGAGATGGATGACCAATTACAAAGGATCCCTGGATTTGATAAGTGGATAATTGAGAAGGAAGCGAAATCCTACATCGAAGCCTTGCAAGATCGTAAGGAGAATTTGGTATATCTCACTGCAGATTCAGACCATGTTCTTGAAGAACTTGATCTGAAGAAGATATATATTATTGGTGGCTTAGTGGATAGGAATCGGTGGAAGGGGATAACCATGAAGAAAGCAGAAGAACAAGGAATCCAAACAGCTAAGCTCCCAATTGGAAATTTCATGAAGATGTCTAGTTCTCAG gTTCTTACTGTGAATCAAGTGTTGGAAATACTACTGAAGTTCCTGGAGACAAGGGATTGGAAAACATCTTTCTTTGCCGTTATCCCTCAAAGGAAAAGATGTCAAGGTGATGCAGAAGCAGAAGATACATTAGAAGAAGATGACCAAAAGGATGATGAAAAGGCAAGTAAAAAGAAATGTGTTGAGGAGGAACCTTGTAATTGTTAG